The sequence TTGCTTCCATCTTCGCCTGACAGGGTCGCACTGCCGCTATTGCAGTTATCAAACCTGATTTGCAGTGTACCCCAATTTCGAATACCACTATTGCCATCTGTCGGTGCGCTCGTAAACGTCCCGCCGTTACCCGCATACCCCGTATAAACCGGTATCGTATAGGTCTGACCAGGCACTACTGCTTCTACAGATAACGCATCCGATAATAGCCAATGCGTATTACCGTTTGCACCACTTTTATAGCCATAATAATACGCCAGCAACTGATTGTTCGTTGTGTTAATCACATTAAACCCAAGACCGCTTTCAGTCGTGTCGTACCACGTGCCGCTGATATTGAAAAACGGATTATTAGTAACTGCATCACCGCATTCAGCGCCTTTGACATTGGCGAGCTTAATCATCTCAAATGACTTGGTGCCATCTTCGCCAACCAAGGTCGCCGTCGCGGCATTGCAGCCAGTAAAGGTAAGCTCGACGTTGCCCCATTCGGTCAAGCCGCTTCTGTCCGTAGTCGGGGCGCTATCAAAGCGACCGCCATTGCCCACAAAACCCGTATAGACAGGTAGGGTGTAGGTTTTGCCCTGTTCAATTTGCGATACGGCCAAAGCGTCTGTCAATAACCACAGCGCATCGCCAGTAGTGTTGCCGTTAGTGTTGCCATCAGCATTCTCATAGCCATAAAAATACGCCACCAACTGGTCGTTCGCCGTTTGAATCATGTTAAACCCTAACCACTCTGGTTGCGGTCATACCACGTCCCGCTGATGTTGGATATGGTCTCGCCTAACTCTGCCACAAAAATATCGAACGCTTCATTGGTGTCATTAGGCACCAAGTTAGTAGCACTCGAACCAAATGCTACCGTTTGACCATCGGCTGATAAACTAGGGAACCCACTACCATTGTAGGGCCAACTATTGCCAAATTCATTATTTTCATCGAGCAAAGCAGCAATGACTTCAGTTTGCCCCGTCTCTTGGTCATAAATATAAATTCCATAAAAAGAAGGGCCGCATCCCAGAAAGTCGCATGCTTGGTATTCAGGTGAATAAGCAATATATCGCCCATCGGCAGATAATGATACACGATAATATACAGCACTGGAAATTTCTTCTTCATAAGGAATATCCGCGGTAATTCGTTTGATTTCTCCTGTCTCCAGATTACGCACAAAAACATCCCAGTTGTTATTCGTCGTATCACCCGCCACGAGGTTGTCTGCGCTCGATACAAACGCCACGTAGCGACCATCGCCTGAAATCGCTGGCGCAGAAAATTGGCTGTTTGCCTGCTCGCCTGCGCTACCGACACTCACACGGGTGGTCTCGCCCGTCTCACGGTCGTGCACAAAAATATCTGTTCGATTATTCGTATCACCCGCCACGAGGTTATCTACCCATGATTCAAACGCCACATAGCGACCATCGGCTGAAATCGCTGGCGATTCAGACCCGCCGTTTGCTTGTGTCCCTGCACTACTGACACTCACACGGGTAGTCTCGTCCGTCTCACGGTCGTGCACAAAAATATCGCTTTCGTTATTCGTATCACCCGCCACGAGATTATCTGCCCATGATTCAAACGCCACGTACCGACCGTCAGCTGAAATCGCTGGCGAATAAGATCCGCTGGTTGCCTGCGTACCTGCGCTACCGACACTGACACGATTGGTCTCGCCTGTCTCGCGGTCGTGCACAAAAATATCTGATAGATTATTCGTATCACCCGCCACGAGGTTATCTGCGCCTGATATAAACGCCACGTACCGACCATCGCCTGAAATCGCTGGCGCAGAAAATTGGCTGTTTGCCTGCTCGCCTGCGCTACCGACACTCACACGGGTGGTCTCGCCTGTCTCGCGGTCGTGCACAAAAATATCATCGTCGCCATTCGTATCGCCCACTACGAGGTTATCTGCGTCTGATACAAACGCCACATAGCGACCATCGGCTGAAATCGCTGGCCAATAAGACCCGCTGGCTGCCTGTTCGCCTGCGCTATTGACACTGACTGGCGTGACTTCTTGTGCATAAATGGTCATCGTACAAGCTAACCCCGATAACAAGCAGATGGCTTTTACCAACGGCTTGGCGCGGCTTGAAAACACCCCTGCAAATTGATGCATAATATGCTGATTTTGACAGTCAGAACGATACATGGTTTGCTTACTCCTTGTTAATTAATTCAAAGTCATCATAAAACGCACGGATAACCTTGTCAATCTAAAACCATCCCTCAAGCAGCCAATTTAAAAAATCAGAAACAAATAAGCACCTTCGCCCCAGATTCACCTCAGATTCGGCTTCATTTTTTTGGACTTTTCACCAACAGCGCCATCGACTCCACGTGTGCCGTGTGGCTAAACATATCCATCACGCCTGCGTTTTCTAATTGGTAGCCATACTGATTGACTAGCATCTCCACATCTCGGGCAAGCGTCGCGGGGTGGCACGAGACATACAACACCTTTTCAGGGGCGAGATTGGCAATCAACGGCATGATTTCTAGGGCGCCGCTGCGTGGTGGATCGATCAGTATTTTGTTGTAACGATAGCCTTCTCGCCATTTCATCAATCGTGTTTCTTGGGTCAAATCGGCTTGGTAAAACGCCACATTATCGATTTGATTATTGTCTTTGTTGCGATTGGCCCAATCAACCAGTGGCTTAGCGCCTTCGACACCGACCACGTATTTTGCACGCTGTGCGATAGGCAAGGTGAAATTCCCTAACCCACAAAACAAATCCAACACCGTGTCGTTTTTATCAATCGCTAACCAGTCTAAGGCTTGCTTTAGCATCAACTGATTCATTTCAAAATTAACTTGGGTGAAATGATACGGCAAAAAATCCATGACCAAAGGCGCAACATACTGCCCTGACTGTTGCTCTTGTGCCGTTTGTATATCAATGTGGTACTGCAATACTTGATCATGCCCTAACCCATGCATGGTCGTCTCATTACCTGGCTGCAGATAAATCAACACATCGTGCGCCTCAGCAAACGATTGCAATAACTGTAAATCCCCTTGCGTCAACGGGTCTAAATGACGAAAATTAAGCGCCAACGCATTATCACCCAGCGCCATTTCAACCTGCGGGATACGATCAGGAATAGACAATTGTGCAACTAACGCCGAGATTGGCATCAACAAATCGGACAGCGCAGGCGCGAGTACTTCACACCGCGTCATATCGGCAATATACGGACTATAACGCTCACGAAAGCCAACCAACACGCGACCCTTGCCCTTAACCTGTTTGATCCCCACGCGAGCACGGCGCCTATACCCCCAAGGACTGCCTTGCAAAGGCTCAACCAGCTGTTTAGGCAACGTTTTGGCCTGATGCGTCAGGTGATTGACTAATTGACTAGATTTAAACGCAATTTGTTTGGATGGCGCCAAATGCTGCAAACTACACCCGCCACATACCGAAAAAGCCGCACATTTAGGGATGACGCGATCGGGGCTTGCGGTCGTGACGTTGGTCACCTGCCCTGCTAACTGCTGTTTGCGTTTATTTTTATAGACAAAGCTAACCGTCTCATTCGGCAATGCACCCGTTATCATGACGGGCTTATCATTGGCATACGCCAAGCCGCGTCCATCAGTCAATAGCTCGGTAATCGTCGTGGTAAATTCGCCTTGTGGGAGCTTGGGCTTTCTGGTTCGTCGTTTATTGTTCATGGGTTGCCTGATGGGTCGGGTGGGTCAGATGATTCAGATGATTCGGATAATTCGGATAATTCGGGTGGATTAAAGTCAGTTTGCATGGCGGTCTGCGTGGGCTTTACCGACTGCGTGGACTGGCTAGACTGCATCGCATTCGGCGCAATGGTTTCAGCATCAGATTGACGCAGTTGTTTAATCCAAAAGCTCAACAAAATACTCGCTACAATCGAAACCGTAAACACATAAAACCCAATATGTAACTGAACATCAACGAGCACGCGTAATTTTAGCAAAATAACCATTAACGCGATAACAAACACGTCCAGCATCGAAAAATGCCCCAGCGTCTCGACCACTTTTGTCATTTTGTTTTGCCAATTTCTGCACAAATGCCGAATCTGTAGCGCCATGGTCACGAGTTTTGCGACAGGAAAAATCACCGTAAATAACCCGATAATAATCAGCAAACTGGTGTTTTGTAGCGACGGTGTTTTGGCTAACAATAGCATTGAATTTACCAGGGAAAATTCATTCTCAAAAAAATAAAACTTTTTGACGGTCGCCATCGGCAGCAAGATTCCCCCCAGATAAGTCAGCACAACCAGTAGCCATAAAATGGACAGACCTATTTGTTTTGCACGCATTGCTGGTTTGCCCTTATTTGGTTTGCCCTTAGCTTTGGCTTGCCCTTATTGCGGCTTTGCACTCGTATTAGCTTCATCGGTTTTACCCATCGTTTCTACTACTAGTTTGGGCGCTAGTTTTGGCGCTAGCATCTAGGCATTGGGTTAATTTTTTAACCTCTGTGGTGGTTAATTCGACTGTTTTGCCTGGCGATAAGGTCTTAGGGATATCATAACTACCATAACGAACCCGTTTTAATCGGCTAACTTGGCACTCGACTGCCTCCCATAATCGACGGACTTCACGGTTACGACCTTCGCGCAAACTGACTTTGAAAAAGTTATTTTTGACCTCCTCGTCAGGACTAATGGCAATGATTTGGTCGAAATGCGCCCAGCCATCATCTAGCTCGATACCACTTTCTAACTGCTGTAGCTTTGTCTCAGTAATTTCACCGAATACCCGCACGACATATTCACGCACGACTTCGTTACGTGGATGCATTAACGCATTAGCCAAGCCACCATCATTAGTAAAAAGGAGCAACCCTGAGGTATTGGCATCCAATCGCCCAATCATCACCCAACGACTATTTTTAATCGGCGGTAGGTCTTTAAACACGGTGGGACGGCCTTGGTCGTCTTTGCGTGTACATAACACGCCAACGGGCTTGTGATAGGCGATGACCCGTGTTTTGCGCTCGCTTTTGACTTCGCTAAGCACGACGCGACGCCCTTTGATTTGAATTAATTCATTGCCTTGTAACGGCTGTCCGAGCGTCGCTGGCTTGTTATTCACTTTGACTTCACCTGCTTCGATTAGGCGCTCAATTTCTCGCCGTGAGCCAAAGCCTAACGCCGCCAATTTTTTTTGGATGCGCTCGCCCGTTGCTTTTTTGGAAGGTGTTTTTGCCATGAGTTAAGTGTCCTATGTAATTAAATGCTGTCGCGCTATCGCCTGTATTCGGATTTATATTTTGTTCGAATCAGCAAAGCGCGATTCCAATATGGCAATCGCGGGAAGTTTTTTCCCTTCCATGTATTCCAAAAACGCGCCACCGCCTGTGGTGATATAAGAAATACCGTCGTGAACGTTAAATTGGTCGATGGCGGCAATCGTGTCACCACCACCTGCGATAGAAAACGCATCAGCGCCTGCAATCGTTTGTGCTAGTTTTTCTGTACCTTGCGTAAAATGCGCGAATTCAAATACCCCTATTGGCCCGTTCCAAATCACGGTCTTGGACTGCTGGATTAATTTGGCATAATTTTTTGCGGTTTTCGGCCCAACATCTAATATCATATCATCTCGTGTGGTATCAATGATATCTTTGAATACACACTCGGCATGCTCATCAAAATGCTCCGCCGTTCCGACATCAATCGGCATCGGGATTAACGTATTTAAGCGGTGAGCTTTTTCGAGGATTTCATGACACACTGAAATCAAATCGGGCTCGTGCAGTGATTTACCCACGCGCGCGCCCGTTGCTGCTAAAAAAGTATTCGCAATACCGCCGCCGACAATCAACGTATCGACTTTTTCAATCAACGCATCTAGCAAGGCGAGTTTACTCGATACCTTAGAGCCACCGACAATCGCCACGATCGGGTGCTGTGCATTCGATAATGAACGTTCGATATTTTCAATTTCTCTGACCAGCAGCGGCCCACCACAAGCAATCGGTGCAAATTTAGCGACACCATAAGTTGATGCCTGCGCGCGATGGGCGGTGCCAAAAGCATCCATCACAAAGACATCCGCCAATTCGCCTAACTGCTTAGACAAGGCATCGTAACACTTTTTCTCACCCACATTAAAACGCAAATTCTCTAATAGCACCACTTGGCCAGGCGCGACTGACACGCCATGCAGATAGTCATGTA comes from Ostreibacterium oceani and encodes:
- a CDS encoding TolB family protein yields the protein MYRSDCQNQHIMHQFAGVFSSRAKPLVKAICLLSGLACTMTIYAQEVTPVSVNSAGEQAASGSYWPAISADGRYVAFVSDADNLVVGDTNGDDDIFVHDRETGETTRVSVGSAGEQANSQFSAPAISGDGRYVAFISGADNLVAGDTNNLSDIFVHDRETGETNRVSVGSAGTQATSGSYSPAISADGRYVAFESWADNLVAGDTNNESDIFVHDRETDETTRVSVSSAGTQANGGSESPAISADGRYVAFESWVDNLVAGDTNNRTDIFVHDRETGETTRVSVGSAGEQANSQFSAPAISGDGRYVAFVSSADNLVAGDTTNNNWDVFVRNLETGEIKRITADIPYEEEISSAVYYRVSLSADGRYIAYSPEYQACDFLGCGPSFYGIYIYDQETGQTEVIAALLDENNEFGNSWPYNGSGFPSLSADGQTVAFGSSATNLVPNDTNEAFDIFVAELGETISNISGTWYDRNQSG
- the rlmD gene encoding 23S rRNA (uracil(1939)-C(5))-methyltransferase RlmD; this encodes MNNKRRTRKPKLPQGEFTTTITELLTDGRGLAYANDKPVMITGALPNETVSFVYKNKRKQQLAGQVTNVTTASPDRVIPKCAAFSVCGGCSLQHLAPSKQIAFKSSQLVNHLTHQAKTLPKQLVEPLQGSPWGYRRRARVGIKQVKGKGRVLVGFRERYSPYIADMTRCEVLAPALSDLLMPISALVAQLSIPDRIPQVEMALGDNALALNFRHLDPLTQGDLQLLQSFAEAHDVLIYLQPGNETTMHGLGHDQVLQYHIDIQTAQEQQSGQYVAPLVMDFLPYHFTQVNFEMNQLMLKQALDWLAIDKNDTVLDLFCGLGNFTLPIAQRAKYVVGVEGAKPLVDWANRNKDNNQIDNVAFYQADLTQETRLMKWREGYRYNKILIDPPRSGALEIMPLIANLAPEKVLYVSCHPATLARDVEMLVNQYGYQLENAGVMDMFSHTAHVESMALLVKSPKK
- a CDS encoding paraquat-inducible protein A; translation: MRAKQIGLSILWLLVVLTYLGGILLPMATVKKFYFFENEFSLVNSMLLLAKTPSLQNTSLLIIIGLFTVIFPVAKLVTMALQIRHLCRNWQNKMTKVVETLGHFSMLDVFVIALMVILLKLRVLVDVQLHIGFYVFTVSIVASILLSFWIKQLRQSDAETIAPNAMQSSQSTQSVKPTQTAMQTDFNPPELSELSESSESSDPPDPSGNP
- a CDS encoding pseudouridine synthase, whose protein sequence is MAKTPSKKATGERIQKKLAALGFGSRREIERLIEAGEVKVNNKPATLGQPLQGNELIQIKGRRVVLSEVKSERKTRVIAYHKPVGVLCTRKDDQGRPTVFKDLPPIKNSRWVMIGRLDANTSGLLLFTNDGGLANALMHPRNEVVREYVVRVFGEITETKLQQLESGIELDDGWAHFDQIIAISPDEEVKNNFFKVSLREGRNREVRRLWEAVECQVSRLKRVRYGSYDIPKTLSPGKTVELTTTEVKKLTQCLDASAKTSAQTSSRNDG
- a CDS encoding phosphoglycerate kinase, coding for MPFLKMTDLDLSGKKVFIREDFNVPIKNGEIQNDARLQAALETIQLALAKGAAVILGSHLGRPAEGKFDPELTLAPVASWLTKHLRQNVELLHDYLHGVSVAPGQVVLLENLRFNVGEKKCYDALSKQLGELADVFVMDAFGTAHRAQASTYGVAKFAPIACGGPLLVREIENIERSLSNAQHPIVAIVGGSKVSSKLALLDALIEKVDTLIVGGGIANTFLAATGARVGKSLHEPDLISVCHEILEKAHRLNTLIPMPIDVGTAEHFDEHAECVFKDIIDTTRDDMILDVGPKTAKNYAKLIQQSKTVIWNGPIGVFEFAHFTQGTEKLAQTIAGADAFSIAGGGDTIAAIDQFNVHDGISYITTGGGAFLEYMEGKKLPAIAILESRFADSNKI